In Pseudomonas sp. FP1742, the DNA window CAGGGCGATGTCGATGTCCAGGGTTTCAATTGCCCCGAATCCCAGGAAAAGCCCGGCCCGTGGCGTTTGCTGGTAAAAAAAATCGTCCAGGGCATAGAGCCCCACTTCGACTTTTTTGGCCAATTCGATCACCAATGGAATATCTATCGGCACCTTGCACAGCACCGCCATGTGAAACCCGGCCGTGGTCGGCACTGGTTCAAACCATGGCGAAAGGTCACCCGCCATGCGCGCCAGAATCCGTTCGCGGCGCCCGGCGTAAATCGTATGGCAGCGCCGGATGTGCTTGAGCAGACAGCCTTCGGCGATGAACTTGGCCAGCGCCCATTGGGGCAGGGTGGAGGTGTGCCGGTCGGTAAGCTGCTTGGCCTTGATCACCGCTTCGAGAATCGCCGGCGGCAAGATTGCATACCCCAGCCGTAACTCCGGCAACAGGGTCTTCGAGAAGGTGCCGACGTAGGCAACAATGCCGCGCTCATCCAGGCTTTGCAGCGAGTCGGTGGGCCGGCCTTCATAGCGGAACTCACTGTCGTAGTCGTCCTCGATGATGATCGCCCCCAGTTCGTGGGCCCGTTCCAGCAGCGCCACCCGACGCTCGTGGCTCATGGGCATGCCCAAGGGGAACTGGTGCGACGGGGTGACATAAATCAGCCGCGTGCCATCGGGAATGCGCTCGACCTGGATGCCTTGCGCATCGACCGGCACACCGACCACCGTTGCGCCATGAGTCCCGAACAACAGGCGCGCCGGTGGGTAACCGGGGTCTTCCATGGCCACGAGGCTGCCCGGTTGGGTCAACACCCGGGAAATCAGGTCCAGCGCCTGCTGCGCGCCGTTGCACACCACCACGTCGTCGTCCTGGCAATTGACCCCGCGGGAAAATGCGATATGCCGTGCAATCGCATTACGCAGCGCCGGCAGCCCTTCGGGCTGGCTATAGAAACCCTTGGCACCGGCGATCTGGCGCAAGGCATGGGAGGTACAACGGCGCCAGTCGTCCTGCGGGAACTGGCCTTTGCTGGTGGCGCCCCCGATGAAGTCGTAGCGCAGCGAGCCTTCCAGCGTCGGATGGCGCAAGAACGTCGGCAGGTTGCGCCAGCGCTCGATGACATCAAAGCTGGCCAGCTCCGAATGGCTCTGTTTACGGATCACCTTCGCCGCCCGGGCATTGACGTAAGTGCCTTTGCCGATCACCCCGGTGAGGAAGTTTTCGTAGGTCAGTTGCGAATAGGTGTCGGAAATGGTCTTGCGCGAAATCCCCAGTTGTTCGGCCAGCAAACGGCTGGGCGGCAGCTGCGTGCCGGCTGCCAGACGCCCGGATTCGATGGCGTTGCGCAGTTGCCGGTACAACTGGCCCGCCAGGTCCTTGCGGCCATTGATGACAACGTGAAGTTCCATACCGGCGGGGCTCCTGGGGCGATTGTGAGGCGACTGTGCGTCGCGCCAGATTACCCGCATGAGTGACTGCACAGAAGTTGTGTGGGTGAAAAACCGGCGATTGGTCTTCTGTTGGGCGGTCCACGATTTTTTCGCTGAATTGGCTCTGTAACACTGATGCATCTGGGCCTACCGTGGAAATACCGATTCGCGCCACGAGGCCGCCGCCATGACCGTTCGCCTGGATTACTACAGCGCATCGCCCACGGCGATGAAAGCCATGATCGCCATGGAGGCCTTGACCCGCGACCTGAGCATCGAACCGGCGCTGCTGAACCTGATCAAAATCCGCGCCTCGCAGCTCAATGGCTGCGCCTTCTGCACCGACATGCACTCGGTGGACGCGCGCCGTTTCGGCGAGACCGATCGGCGGCTGTATGCGATCGTGGTCTGGCGCGACAGCGGCTTTTTCAGCCCTCGGGAGCGGGCGGCCCTGGCCTGGACCGAAGCGGTGACCCTGCTTGCGCAAAGCCACGTGCCGGACGACGTTTATGCATTGGCCCGGGAGCAGTTCGGTGAAGGCGAGCTGGTCGATCTGACGATGGCTGTCAGCACCATCAACAGCTGGAATCGCCTGGCGGTGAGCTTTCGGCAAACGCCCAGTGATTGATCAATGGCGCGTCTCGAATCGAGCGAGAAAAACTGTGGCGAGGGAGCTTGCCACAATCCATGTGGGAGCGGGCTTGCTCGCGAAAGCGGTGTGTCAGTCGACATCAATGCTGGATGTATTGCCGTTTTCGCGAGCAAGCCCGCTCCCACAGGTTCCGCACCTTAACTGACTGGCATCAGAGCAAGCCCCTTCGCCACAGAGCAGGGAGGCCTGAAGTTCTCGCAGCGACTGATCACTTGCCATTGAGCAGCGGCGAAGTCCCGGTCACCGGAGCCGGCCGCTGCGGTTTCACTGACGTGCCGAAGGTATTGCCCATGCGCGTGCCGGTGGCGGCTGGTGTGGCCAGGCCCAACTGATGGGGCGGCCGTTTGCTGATCGGCACGTTCATCGCCTCCTGATTTTTCTGTGCGGCGGTGGTTCCCTCGGGGTTGTTACCCATCTGCTGGCTGAGGCAGTTGTAGTCCGGTGCCTTATAGCCATCGACGGTCACTTCGACGCAACCCGACGGCTGTCCCGCGTGCGCCAGTGACAACCCGCTCATCAGCAGCGCGCCCGCTGCAAGGTTCGACAGATGTTTCATTGAAGGCCTCCTGGCCGGCCACGAACGGACCGCTCTGAAGCGTGAGTCTAGAGCAAAGCGCTGTAACGGCCCGTGATGGTTTTTTTGCACCGGCCGTCACATCAGATTCATATACAGCCCTCAGGATGACGGTTTTCAGGGGTACGTCAGCCGTGCAGCGAGGCAGAGCCAGGGACGGGCGCCAGGTTTTAATGACTCACTTTCGCCAGGCTTGCCTGGCGTTGCTGTTTTGGTTGGTGTCATCGGCTGCATCGGCCGGCCCGGTCGATCCCTATGCACCGCTGGAGCTGGATATCCCGGCCCAGGCACTGACCAGCGCGCTCGAGCGGTTCAGTCGTTCCACCGGCATGGCTGTTCTGGTGGATCGACAGTTGACCCGAGGTCGTCGTTCGATCGCTGTGAAAGGACGCCTGAATGCGACCGATGCGCTGAGCCTGATGCTCAGTGGCAGCGGGCTGATGGCCCGGTATGCCCGAGCGGACGCCTTCACCTTGCAAGTGGCTCAGGTCGCCGAAGTGCCCTTGCAGGCGGGCGCGGTTGCAAACTCTGCGCCGGTTGCGGGCGGCAGCTATGCGGCGGCGATTCAAACGGCGCTCGAACGTCGCTTGTGTCGCTCGCCATTGACCCGGCCGGGGAGTTTTCGGGCGTTGTTGCAACTGTGGATCGGTCGAGACGGTGTGGTGCAGCACAGCCGCCTGGTCAGTTCCACGGGTGATGGTCAGCGCGATTCGGCGCTGGTGGAAAGTTTACGCAACCTCAGAATAGAACGACCGGCGCCCAGCGCTCTTGGCCAGCCGGTCACGCTGCTTCTGCTCCCGCAACCGTCAGGAAAGCGCATGGAATGCACACAATGGGAAGGAGTTTCCGGGGGATGAAAGACACCGGGCAAAGTGCGATGGTCAGGCTGTTCCTGACGTCCTATGACGATTTCAAGGGGCGCTTGCGCAGGCGCCTGGGTTCGGAGGATCTGGCCAACGACGTCCTGCACGAAACCTACCTGCGGGTCGACCGCATGGACCCACCGCCGAACATCGCGCAGCCCAACGCCTACCTCTATCGCATGGCTCTGAACATCGCGGCAGACCGGCGCCAGGCGGACGCCCGGCTGCTGACCGGCAGTGAGGTGGAGGAGCTGTTGCAGGTGTCCGACGACGCGCTCGACCCGGCACGGGTGGTGGGTGGCCAGAAGGAGATTCAGTCGCTGCTCAAAGCGCTGTACGAACTGCCGGCGCGGCGGCGCAAGATTTTTATCGCCGCGCGCCTGGAAGAGGCGCCGCACCTGGAAATCTCCCAGCGTTTCGGCATTTCGACACGGATGGTCGAGAAGGAAATCAAGGCCGCTTTGGGCCATTGCGCCGCGCGCCTGGAAAGAAAAGTCATTCAGCGGTTCGGTCCCGGCGCGGGAAAACCGTCTTGAGAGAAGAGTCCAGATTAATCCGTGAGTATCCCCGCGCTTGAACATCTTCCGTATATCCCCTGAGGCGACACCCCAGGATCGGCTGCAAAGCGAAGCCCGGGACTGGTTGATCCTTTTGACCTCGGGCCGGGCGACCGTCGCCGACGCCCGCGCCTTGCGCCAGTGGTGCGCGCAAAGCCCGGAGCACGCCCGCGCATTCGAGCAAAGCAAGCTGTTATGGCAGCAATTGCAACCCGCCGCCGAGCGTTTGCAGGCGCCGCGACATCTCGGACGGCGAGCGTTTCTGGGCGGTGCCATGGCGGCGTCTGCGGCGTTTTTGCTGATTCGCGGCACCGTGCCGGGTGGTTTTTCCGGACTGGGCGCAGACTACATCACGGAAGTCGGCGAGCAGCGCCGGGTCGATCTGGCGGATGGCGTGAGCCTGGAGCTCAATACCCAGACCCGTATCAATCGCCGTGACAGTGCCGATGGCGCGCGTAACTTCGAACTGGTCAGCGGTGAAGTCGAAGTCCTGACCCGTGCTCAGGCGCCACTCAAGGTGCAGGCTGGGGCAGGTTGGTTGAGTGCAAGCCAGGCTCGGTTCAATCTGCGTAATATCGATCAGAGCGTATGCATTACCTGTCTGGACGGCACGTTGCAGGTCGATGTGCAGGGGCACAGCATTCGTCTGGAATCAGGCCAGCAACTGACCTACGACGCCGGGCGAGTCAGCGCGCCGCAAACGGTCGACACGTCGGCGGTGATCGCCTGGCGGCAGCAGGTATTGGTGTTCAACGACGCCACGCTGGCGACGGTGATCGACGAGATCAATCGCTATCGTCCCGGCATGTTGCTGTTGCTCAACAGCGAGTTGGGCAAACGCAAGGTGCAGGCACGCTTCAGCCTGGACCAGCTGGCGGGGGTGGCGTTGTTGATTCGTGATGCGTATGGGGCCAAATGCACTGAATTGCCGGGTGGGGTGGTGGTGCTCAGTTAGCGGTTGGCCTGAGGTTATGGGTGTTGCGACTGACGCCTTCGCGGGCAAGCCCGCGCCCACATTTGATCTCCAGTGTTCACACGGTCAATGTGGGAGCGGGCTTGCTTGCGAAGAACGATGACGCGGTCCGCCTGATTCACTCCAAAGGCCCCATCACCTGCCGATACCGCTCAACCCCCTGAGGCGTCTGCCGCGTCAGGCTGATCTCGATCCCCAGCGGATTCTCCCGCCGGTTACCGCTCAGTTTCCTCCAGCCCTTGTCCACTTCCCACACCCGCAACGCGGCTTCGCTGACGTCATTGAGCACGGCCACTCCACCGGTGGGGGCCGGCAGCGGATACTGACTGCGCGATGGCGCCTGCGCCCGGTAGAGCGTGTCGCCCTTGAGCCACCAGCGCACTCGCTGCAACTCGCCATTCTGCTCAGGCGCGGCGCGGATCACGTCCAGGCGAAAGCCCTTGCCGTCGGTGCTGCGCACGGTCAGCGCAGGCGGGGCGCTGGGCGGTTCGTCATCTACGCCGGGCCTGGCCGGCTCGGACAGCTCGAGGCTGGCGCGCATGGCGACGTCGCGTTCCAGCTGGTTCAGCGCCCGCAGCAGGGCTTCGGTTTGCTCGGTGCTGGCCTGCAAATGCGTGTCGGCGCGGGTGACGCTGTCCAGGCCGTGCCAGGCAATCAGGCTGACCACGGCCATCAGCATGATCGCCACCATCACTTCGATCAGGGTAAAACCTTGTTGGGTTTTCATTGAACGCTCACCTGGCCGGCCGCGTTGCGTTGCACGCTGATGCTGTTGAGCCCGTCCGACAGCTTCAGTTGCAAGGGCGGGTTGATCCACTCGGCGTTCAGCACGACTGTTTGCCTGGGCTCCACGCGCACCTCCATTCCCGGCGTCTGCCAGGGGCGAGGGCGCAATTGTGGGTCGTTGTCGAAATGGTCGAAGCCTTGGTCGCGGTCATTGCGGCGACTGAAATGAAAACCCTTGGCGTCGCCCTGCCAGGTGATCGGCCGCCCATCGGCGCGGGCCTCGGCCTGGGCCACTTGAAGCAGTTGAGCGACACGCTCGGCGTCCTTGCGCAGCAAGTGCAGCGGGTCCGGTTTGACGCTCAGGCTGATCGCCGCGCTGGCGATGCCGATGATCACCAGCACCACCATCAACTCGATCAGGGTAAAGCCCTGTTGTTTGAAGCCATTCATCGACTGCGCGCTCCTTTGCGTCGGTTTTTATCCTGCACGGCAAAGATGATGGGTGTGTGAAATAAAAACGTGAGAATTAAGCGGTAGGCTCAGGGACAGGGACTAAAAGGAGATTCAGCCCATGTCGTTCACCGATCGGTTTTCCCCGGCCCAGGGTGTCCAGGCCGTTGCCTTGCTGGCGACCCTGGCAGGCGTCGTCACCTGGTCATCGCTGTTGCTGACTTCCGCTGAGTCCCGAACGCCGGATGCAGCGCCGCAATTGATTGCCGAGCGCTCCAACAACCCGGCCTTGCAATGGTTTTCCAACCAGCCGGCACCGGTTGATATCAGGGTCGGTGGCGTGCTGGCGAGCCGCCGTGGCGCCGTGGCCATCCTCAGCCTCAACGATGGCCCGCCGCGCAGTTTTCTGGTGGGCGAGCGCGTGAGCCAAGGAGTGAAAGTCGTGGCCATCGAAGGCGACGCCGTGGTGATCGAGCGCGGCACTGAACAAACCCGGTTGGTGCTCGACAAACTGCCGGAGTCACCGTTCCTGCCCGTGTTGACTCAACCCTAGCCTAAGCGCGATCCATGTGGGAGCGGGCTTGCTCGCGAAGACGGCGGCACCGTCAATATTGATGTCGCCTGACACACCGCTTTCGCGAGCAAGCCCGCTCCCACAGGGTCCGCACCGTCACTGACTGGCATTAACCTTGGCACCCTCACTTTTGCGTTATTGGCCGATTGAGCAAGGTATCGAGTCGGGCCAGTGGCGGCGCTTCGCGGCTGCGGTCGAAAACTTGCAGATCGACCCTCAGCAGGCGGCCGTTCTGCGCGTTGTCGATGGCCTGTTCGCAGCGCAACAGCAACCGTCCCTGATCGCATTCGATCGCTTTCGCTCCCAGCGGCAAACGCCCCTCAAGGCGCAGTTCGGCCAGGCGACTCTGGGCCGCCAGCAGCGCGATGGACTTGTCGCGCAGCAGGCCGTTGCTCTGGGTCATCAACCCGGCCACCCGCACCGCCGCGGACATGGCGACGGCGATGATCGCCAGCGCCACCAACACTTCAATCAAGGTGAAACCGGCTTCTCGGGGAGGGCTTCGCATCAGGCGCTCGGGCAGTCTGGACAGCTCTTGACGGTAGCGTCCGGGCTTGACGGCTTGACGACCAAAACTCCCGAGGATTTTCAACATCACTGACATATCTTCTTGCAACACTGCGCGTCGAATCGAATCAAGCCAGGGAATGTCGAGATGGATATCGCGCGCTGCAAGTTGCTGGATCACAAGCCCCGCCTGCCTCGTGGGCAGCAGGGTTTTACCCTGATCGAAATCATGGTGGTGGTAGTGATTCTCGGGATTCTGGCGGCGATGGTGGTGCCCAAGGTGCTGGACCGCCCGGACCAGGCCCGGGCCACGGCCGCCAGACAGGACATTGGCGGCCTGATGCAAGCCTTGAAGCTGTATCGCCTGGACCACGGCACCTATCCGAGCATGACCCAGGGCTTGAAAGTGCTGGTCGAACGCCCGGCGGACGCCAAGAACAGCAACTGGCGCTCCTATCTGGAACGCCTGCCCAATGACCCATGGGGCCGTCCCTACAACTATTTGAATCCGGGCGCTAACGGCGAAGTCGATATCTTCTCCCTCGGTGCCGACGGCCAGCCTGATGGCGAGGGCGTGAATGCCGATATCGGCTCCTGGCAGTTGTAAGCGCGCTCATGAAAGCCTATTCGCTGGCAGTGGCGAAGCAGCGCGGCATGGCGATCATCAGTGCCTTGCTGATCGCGGCGGTGGTGGCGGTGATTGCCGGGGGCATGCTCACCCGGCAAACGGTGTTTACCCGCAGCCTTGAAGCCGAACAGTCGCGGGTGCAGGGCGCCTGGGTACTGCACGGCGGTATCGAGATCAGTCGGCATCTGCTGTGGGATGCGCGCCGACGTGACCCGTTGACCCGTCTCGATCAGCCGTGGGCGCAGCCCTTGGTGCTGGCGCGTAATGACGGTCGTGACTTGCCATTCGAAGGCCGGCTGGAAGACGAGCAGGGCAAATTCAATCTGCGCAACCTGGTCGCCAATGAACGGATCGACGAGGAACAACTGGTGAATTTCCAGCGCCTGTGCCAGTTGATCGGGGTCAATGGGGCTCTGAGCCAACGCATCAGCCAGCGGGTGATCGCCTCCTATCCACGCCTGTTGAACCCTGAACGGGCGGACAAAACACCGCCCGAGAGCGGCTTCGACAGCGGCCGCGATACCTCGCCGAATGCCGTACGCAAACCTCAATTGCCCACCCGCCCGATGCTGCGCAGCCTCGACGATTTGCGCAGTGTCGAAGGCATGAATGACGCGCTGCTGGCGCAAATCTCTCCTTACCTGACCATCCTCCCGGCCAATACTTGGCTCAACGGCAACACCGCCAGCGCACCGGTGCTGGCCGCTTATGTGCCGGGGCTGTCGGTCGAGCGCGCTCAGGCGCTGATCGCCGAGCGTGACAGTGGCCAGTGGTTCATCAATCGCGGGGATTTCGTCAACCGGCTGCGCATGCCCCACCTTGAGCTGGTGACCATCAAGGTCGGCATCACCAGCGACTGGTTTCGCTTGAGGGGCAAGGCTCGTAGCGATCAGCGTCGGGTCAGTCTCGAGGCCTTGTTGCACCGCAGCGAAGACCGCTTACCCGAGGTGATCTGGTCACGGGTGGGCGTATGAAGCAATTGCGCATCGCCTTGCCGCCATTGGCCGGCCTGACCCTCGACAGCCCGCTGGAGTTCGCCTGGCTGGACCGGCAGGGGCAGGTGACTGGCGAGGGCCGAAGCACTTTGCTGCAATTGGGCCAGGGCGGAAAAGCCCCGGCGATCGCGTTTTTTCTGCATCCCCAGGACAGCCTGTTGGCGAGTATCGACTTACCGCTCTTGCCGGCCAGTAAAACCACAGCGGCGGTGCAGTGCGCGGCACAGGCGCTGATTCTCGGGGCCAGCGAGCGGATGCACATCGCTCACAGCCCACGGGACGAGCAGGGGCGCGTGCACATCGCGTGGTTGCCCCGCGAATGGCTGAGCCAGTTCGGTCAGCTATTGCGGATGGCACGATTGACCCTGCGTGGTTTGTATCCAGGGGCGTATTGCTTGCCGGTTGCAAACGGCCCGGTGGCCTGCATTCGGGACGGGCATCTGTGGGTGCGCCACAGCCTTCAGCACGCCGTGGTGCATCCGGCGGTGGATGAGGCGTTGAACGATCTGTTGCTGGAGGCCGGCGCCAGCGTGCATTGGATCGGTGAAGCGCCGTCGGAGGCCACCGTCACACGCTTACCCGCCGAACAACGCTGGAGCGGTGCCTTGCCCGGCTGGGGTTTGCATGGCGGGATTCAACAACGCAGTGCCGGGCAACCGGGCTGGGGCAGGGCAGCGGCCTTTGGCGCGATGGCCGTGGCGGTCTGGACCGTGGGGCTGAACCTGTACGCCGCCCGCGAAGCGAACCAGGGCCAGCGACTCAAGGCGCACATGAGTCAGCGAGTGAAACAGGCCTTCCCTGAACTGCCGGTGATCCTTAATCCGCTGCAACAGGCGCGTCAGCAATTGGCCGCCCGCCAGAGCGGTGCCGCGATTGACCCCACTCAGCGTTTCGCCAGCCTGGTGCTGCAGGCCGGCAGCGGCATGCCCTTCATCGCTGGCAGCGTGCAACAAATGGTGTTTGAAAACGGCGAGTTGCAACTGAGCTTGCTGAGCGATGCGCGCAAAACCGGCAGCGACAAGCAGTGGCAAACCGCGCTGACCCAGGCCGGCATTGCCATCGACGCCACCGATGACGGCTGGACCTTGCGTCCGGCCTCCGAACCTGCGGCCAGCCATGCAGACAACGCCGGCGGGGCTGACGATGAGTAAATATTCTCTGGAGGTTCACCACGCCCGCTGGCAGCACTTCAACGGGCGCGCCCGTGCGATCTGGCAAGGCCTGGCCTTGCGTGAGAAGCGCATGGTCGTGGGCATGGCGCTGGTGCTCACCGGTCTGTTGACCTGGCTGCTGCTGATTCAGCCACCGCTGAAAAAAATCGATTACTGGCAGGCCGAGACGCCGAAGCTGCGCTCCCAGGCCGAAGCGCTGGAGGTGTTGCTGCGTGAAGTGGCGCGGCCTCCCTCTGCACAGGGCCTCGAACAAGCCCTGCGCCAGAGTCTTGAAGCGGGCGGCCTGGCCGGGCATTACCAATTGCAGGTGCCGGACACCACAACACCCCAAGCCTGGCGCTTGACGTTCGATACGGCCCCGGCAGACGCCGTGGTCGGCTGGCTGCTGGGCAACCCCCGGCAATTTTCCCTTGAGGTGGTCGAGGTTCGTTTGCAGCGTGCAGGCGAACCTCTGCCCGATGACACGGCAGGCACTCTGTCTGGAACCGTTCGCATGGATCAGGCGCTTGGCGCTAAGGAAGCTTCATGAAGTGGTCAGGTTCTCTGTATGCGCGTCAGTGCCGCATGGCCGCGCCGTTTTTATTGCTGGCACTGAGCGCGTGCAGCAACACCGCCACGACGCAACAGCCACCGTTGCTGGTGGACAGCGAATTGGGCCGCCCATTGGCCGACACTCACCGTACCGGCGATGCGTTGGCCGATCGGCAAAGAGCCCAGGCGCAGTTGAAGCAGCCGTCGGGCGTGCAACACAAAATCAGCAGCCCCGGCCGCGGCAATGCGCTATCGGCCGACAGCGCGCCATCGGGCAATCCACTGGGCAACCAACCGGTGACGCTGAACTTTGTCGACGTCGATATCCCGGCGGTGGTGCGTGCGCTGTCACGGTCCACCGGTCGCCAGTTTCTGGTCGATCCACGGGTCAAGGGCAACCTGACGCTGGTGTCCGAAGGTCAGGTGCCGGCGCATCAGGCTTATGACATGTTGCTGGCAACCCTGCGCATGCAGGGCTTCAGCGTGGTCGATGTCGGCGGGGTTTCCCAAGTGGTGCCGGAGGCTGACGCCAAGTTGCTCGGCGGGCCGATTTACAGCGCCGACAAACCGGCCGGCAACGGCATGCTGACCCGCACCTTTCGCCTGCAATACGAAAACGCGGTGAACCTGATCCCGGTGCTGCGCCCGATCGTGTCGCCGAACAACCCGATCAACGCCTACCCCGGCAACAACACCATCGTCGTCACCGATTACGCCGAAAACCTGTCGCGGGTGGCGCAAATCATCCAGGGCATCGACACCCCAAGCGCCATCGACACCGACGTGGTGCAGGTGCAGAACGGTATCGCGGTGGACATCGCCGGCATGGTGTCGGACTTGCTGGAGGCGCCGGGCAACGATCCGACGCAGAAGATCTCGGTGATCGGCGACCCGCGTTCCAACTCGATCATCATCCGTGCCGGCAGCCCGGAGCGCACCGAGCTGGCACGTAACCTGATCTACAAACTCGACAACGCCCAGAGCAACCCCAGCAACCTGCACGTGGTGTACCTGCGCAACGCCCAGGCCGGGAAACTGGCCCAGGCCCTGCGCGGCCTGCTCACCGGGGAAAGCGACAGCGGCGGCAGCGACGGCGCGCGTTCGGTGCTCAGCGCGATGGGCAGCAACACCAGCGGTGGCCAGAACGGGGCGAGTGGCAGCCAGAGCAGCAGCGGCTCGCAAACTTCTACATCAACCAGCGGCACCACGGCTGGCAGTAGTTATGGGCAGGGCACCAGCGCTTCCGGCAGCCAGACAGGCCAGCAGAGTGAACAGAACGTCGCCTTCAGCGCCGGCGGCGTGACCATTCAGGCCGATGGCACCACCAACACCCTGCTGATTTCCGCGCCGGAACCGGTGTACCGCAACCTGCGCGAAGTCATCGACATGCTCGACCAGCGCCGTGCGCAAGTGGTGATCGAAAGCCTGATTGTCGAAGTCGGCGAGGACGACGCCAGCGAATTCGGCGTGCAATGGCAGACCGGTAATCTGGGTGGCAACGGCGTGATCGGCGGGGCCAACCTCGGCGGTTCGGGGCTCAACCTGAATGGCAAGACCAGTATCGACGTGTTGCCTGCGGGCCTGAACCTGGGCCTGGTCAACGGCACGGTGGACGTTCCCGGCATCGGCAAGATCCTCGACCTCAAAGTGCTCGCCCGCGCCTTGAAGAGCAAGGGCGGCACCAACGTGTTGTCGACTCCGAATTTGCTGACCCTGGACAACGAAGCGGCGAGTATTTTCGTCGGCCAGACCATTCCTTTCGTCAGCGGCAGCTATGTCACCGGCGGCGGAGGCACCAGCAACAACCCGTTCCAGACCGTGACCCGTGAAGAGGTCGGGTTGAAGCTCAATGTGCGGCCGCAGATTTCCGAAGGCGGTACGGTCAAGCTCGACATCTATCAGGAAGTCAGCAGCATTGACGAACGCGCGTCCAACAGTGTGACCGCCGCCGGGATCGTCACCAACAAACGCGCGATCGACACCAGCATCCTGCTCGATGACGGGCAGATCATGGTGCTCGGTGGCTTGCTGCAGGACGGCTACAGCCAAAGCAACGACGCGGTGCCGTGGTTGTCGACGATTCCCGGGATCGGCGCGCTGTTTCGCAATGAACGCCGGACGATCACCAAGACCAACCTGATGGTGTTCCTGCGCCCGTACATCATTCGCGACAGCGCGGCGGGGCGCAGCATCACCCTCAACCGCTACGACTTCATGCGCCGCGCCCAGGGCGGGCTGCAACCGGAACGCAGCTGGGCCATGCCGGACATGCAGGCACCGCAACTGCCGACGGCGGCCCAGGGTGTGCCGATGTCGAATACGCAGCCACGGGCGACCATTCGCGCGGTGCCGGTTGAAGCGAGTACGCATCAGTGACCAGCACACCATTCCCCTGTGGGAGCGGGCTTGCTCGCGAAGGCGTCAGCACATTCAGCAGGGTGGTGACTGACACACCGCTTTCGCGAGCAAGCCCGCTCCCACAGGGGATCTTCAGCGTGTTGCAGATAAGGGGATTGTCATGAGCGCATTACCCTACGCCTGGGCCAAGGCCCAGCGCATCCTGCTGCGCACCGGCGAGGAGGGTGCGGTATTGACGGTGTGCCCGTCGACGCCGGGCTGGTCGATCAGCGAAGTGCGGCGCCAGTTCGGCCCGGCGCGGCTGGAGCGGGTGCGCGACGAAGAACTCGACGGCTTGCTCGCCAGTGCCTATGCC includes these proteins:
- a CDS encoding PLP-dependent aminotransferase family protein, encoding MELHVVINGRKDLAGQLYRQLRNAIESGRLAAGTQLPPSRLLAEQLGISRKTISDTYSQLTYENFLTGVIGKGTYVNARAAKVIRKQSHSELASFDVIERWRNLPTFLRHPTLEGSLRYDFIGGATSKGQFPQDDWRRCTSHALRQIAGAKGFYSQPEGLPALRNAIARHIAFSRGVNCQDDDVVVCNGAQQALDLISRVLTQPGSLVAMEDPGYPPARLLFGTHGATVVGVPVDAQGIQVERIPDGTRLIYVTPSHQFPLGMPMSHERRVALLERAHELGAIIIEDDYDSEFRYEGRPTDSLQSLDERGIVAYVGTFSKTLLPELRLGYAILPPAILEAVIKAKQLTDRHTSTLPQWALAKFIAEGCLLKHIRRCHTIYAGRRERILARMAGDLSPWFEPVPTTAGFHMAVLCKVPIDIPLVIELAKKVEVGLYALDDFFYQQTPRAGLFLGFGAIETLDIDIALDRLRDILQQVG
- a CDS encoding carboxymuconolactone decarboxylase family protein, with amino-acid sequence MTVRLDYYSASPTAMKAMIAMEALTRDLSIEPALLNLIKIRASQLNGCAFCTDMHSVDARRFGETDRRLYAIVVWRDSGFFSPRERAALAWTEAVTLLAQSHVPDDVYALAREQFGEGELVDLTMAVSTINSWNRLAVSFRQTPSD
- a CDS encoding STN domain-containing protein; amino-acid sequence: MTHFRQACLALLFWLVSSAASAGPVDPYAPLELDIPAQALTSALERFSRSTGMAVLVDRQLTRGRRSIAVKGRLNATDALSLMLSGSGLMARYARADAFTLQVAQVAEVPLQAGAVANSAPVAGGSYAAAIQTALERRLCRSPLTRPGSFRALLQLWIGRDGVVQHSRLVSSTGDGQRDSALVESLRNLRIERPAPSALGQPVTLLLLPQPSGKRMECTQWEGVSGG
- a CDS encoding RNA polymerase sigma factor produces the protein MKDTGQSAMVRLFLTSYDDFKGRLRRRLGSEDLANDVLHETYLRVDRMDPPPNIAQPNAYLYRMALNIAADRRQADARLLTGSEVEELLQVSDDALDPARVVGGQKEIQSLLKALYELPARRRKIFIAARLEEAPHLEISQRFGISTRMVEKEIKAALGHCAARLERKVIQRFGPGAGKPS
- a CDS encoding FecR family protein, which gives rise to MNIFRISPEATPQDRLQSEARDWLILLTSGRATVADARALRQWCAQSPEHARAFEQSKLLWQQLQPAAERLQAPRHLGRRAFLGGAMAASAAFLLIRGTVPGGFSGLGADYITEVGEQRRVDLADGVSLELNTQTRINRRDSADGARNFELVSGEVEVLTRAQAPLKVQAGAGWLSASQARFNLRNIDQSVCITCLDGTLQVDVQGHSIRLESGQQLTYDAGRVSAPQTVDTSAVIAWRQQVLVFNDATLATVIDEINRYRPGMLLLLNSELGKRKVQARFSLDQLAGVALLIRDAYGAKCTELPGGVVVLS
- a CDS encoding type II secretion system protein J, translating into MKTQQGFTLIEVMVAIMLMAVVSLIAWHGLDSVTRADTHLQASTEQTEALLRALNQLERDVAMRASLELSEPARPGVDDEPPSAPPALTVRSTDGKGFRLDVIRAAPEQNGELQRVRWWLKGDTLYRAQAPSRSQYPLPAPTGGVAVLNDVSEAALRVWEVDKGWRKLSGNRRENPLGIEISLTRQTPQGVERYRQVMGPLE
- the gspH gene encoding type II secretion system minor pseudopilin GspH; its protein translation is MNGFKQQGFTLIELMVVLVIIGIASAAISLSVKPDPLHLLRKDAERVAQLLQVAQAEARADGRPITWQGDAKGFHFSRRNDRDQGFDHFDNDPQLRPRPWQTPGMEVRVEPRQTVVLNAEWINPPLQLKLSDGLNSISVQRNAAGQVSVQ
- a CDS encoding type II secretion system protein N, translated to MSFTDRFSPAQGVQAVALLATLAGVVTWSSLLLTSAESRTPDAAPQLIAERSNNPALQWFSNQPAPVDIRVGGVLASRRGAVAILSLNDGPPRSFLVGERVSQGVKVVAIEGDAVVIERGTEQTRLVLDKLPESPFLPVLTQP
- the gspI gene encoding type II secretion system minor pseudopilin GspI, coding for MRSPPREAGFTLIEVLVALAIIAVAMSAAVRVAGLMTQSNGLLRDKSIALLAAQSRLAELRLEGRLPLGAKAIECDQGRLLLRCEQAIDNAQNGRLLRVDLQVFDRSREAPPLARLDTLLNRPITQK
- the gspG gene encoding type II secretion system major pseudopilin GspG translates to MDIARCKLLDHKPRLPRGQQGFTLIEIMVVVVILGILAAMVVPKVLDRPDQARATAARQDIGGLMQALKLYRLDHGTYPSMTQGLKVLVERPADAKNSNWRSYLERLPNDPWGRPYNYLNPGANGEVDIFSLGADGQPDGEGVNADIGSWQL